The Actinomyces sp. oral taxon 414 genome has a segment encoding these proteins:
- a CDS encoding acyl-CoA thioesterase: MTTPYPVPPAVEEPLGSVTRVLALTEDAGGGNGADSFTGRSLPQLSGRIYGGQVVAQGLLAAAATMIDDGDGARLPHSVHAYFMRAGEPDEPLRFDVERLHDGRSFSQRRTTASQNGVPVLAMISSFQELQAGADVQLDPPEAPGPDELVSSLEIFRTLDHPAAKFLGRTAAFDLRHVEGSVYLRPDGRGIGRQRLWARARGRVPAEADQTVHRALLAYMCDQVMLEPALRSQGLSWRSQGMSLATLDHAQWFHRDVDVSDWLLFVQDSPSSTGGRAMARAEVFDTSGRLVSTIAQEGMVRTPGAAAGSGEGRWRVRVAQGDGAG, translated from the coding sequence GTGACGACCCCCTACCCCGTTCCCCCCGCCGTCGAGGAGCCGCTGGGATCGGTCACCCGCGTCCTGGCGCTGACCGAGGACGCCGGCGGGGGGAACGGGGCGGACTCCTTCACGGGGCGGTCCCTGCCCCAGCTCTCGGGGCGGATCTACGGCGGCCAGGTCGTCGCGCAGGGGCTGCTGGCCGCCGCGGCGACCATGATCGACGACGGCGACGGCGCCCGTCTGCCCCACTCCGTGCACGCCTACTTCATGCGCGCCGGCGAACCGGACGAGCCCCTGCGCTTCGACGTCGAGCGCCTGCACGACGGACGCTCCTTCTCCCAGCGGCGCACCACCGCCTCCCAGAACGGGGTGCCCGTCCTGGCCATGATCTCCTCCTTCCAGGAGCTCCAGGCCGGCGCCGACGTCCAGCTGGACCCGCCCGAGGCCCCCGGCCCCGACGAACTGGTCAGCTCCCTGGAGATCTTCCGCACGCTCGACCACCCGGCGGCCAAGTTCCTGGGCCGCACCGCCGCCTTCGACCTGCGCCACGTCGAGGGGAGCGTCTACCTGCGCCCGGACGGGCGCGGCATCGGCCGCCAGCGCCTGTGGGCGCGCGCCCGCGGCCGGGTGCCCGCCGAGGCGGACCAAACCGTCCACCGGGCCCTGCTGGCCTACATGTGCGACCAGGTCATGCTCGAACCGGCCCTGCGCAGCCAGGGGCTGAGCTGGCGCAGCCAGGGGATGAGCCTGGCGACCCTCGACCACGCCCAGTGGTTCCACCGCGACGTGGACGTGAGCGACTGGCTGCTGTTCGTCCAGGACTCCCCCTCCTCGACCGGGGGACGGGCCATGGCGCGCGCGGAGGTCTTCGACACCTCGGGGCGGCTCGTGTCCACCATCGCCCAGGAGGGCATGGTGCGCACGCCGGGGGCGGCGGCGGGCAGCGGTGAGGGCCGCTGGCGGGTGCGCGTCGCGCAGGGCGACGGCGCCGGCTGA
- the ptsP gene encoding phosphoenolpyruvate--protein phosphotransferase: MATSDAQPTALTGIGVSPGLVAGPVARMAPGIPEPAIETLPAGTDLEAECDRIAAAAQTVKKGLELSAAEAKGDGRTLLETTAQMAADPTLTTSAQAKVRERRLMPARAVWEAAGTLADMLKSLGGYMAERTRDVADVRDRIIAVLTDSPMPGIPRLPEPFVLVAKDLAPADTALLNPEKVVAFITSEGGPTSHTAILARALGMPAIVGTGEQVTDQLSDGDIVLVDGTKGSITLNPSEEALRRARELASRVRVFKGDGATKDGHEVQLLANVGDAAGARSAAEAGAMGVGLFRTEFCFLDQPEEPTIEAQVEAYRGVLEAFPGKKVVVRTLDAGADKPLPFLTDATEANPALGVRAYRTARRDPEVLEHQLQALAKAEAATNAKVWVMAPMISTADEAKAFTDQARAHGLKIAGMMIEVPSAALMADKMFEHADFASIGTNDLTQYVMAADRLLSSLAYLSTGWQPAVLRLIKAACDGAAPHGRPVGVCGEAAADPALAVVLVGLGVASLSMTARALPDVDAVLKSVDLADCKRLAQIAIDSRTAEDARAAVRAELPVLEELGL, encoded by the coding sequence ATGGCCACGTCAGACGCACAGCCCACCGCCCTGACCGGAATCGGCGTGAGCCCCGGGCTCGTCGCCGGCCCCGTCGCCCGCATGGCGCCGGGCATCCCCGAGCCCGCCATCGAAACGCTGCCCGCCGGCACCGACCTCGAGGCCGAGTGCGACCGGATCGCCGCCGCCGCCCAGACCGTCAAGAAGGGCCTGGAGCTCTCGGCGGCCGAGGCCAAGGGCGATGGGCGAACCCTGCTGGAGACCACCGCCCAGATGGCCGCCGACCCGACCCTGACCACCTCGGCCCAGGCCAAGGTGCGCGAGCGCCGCCTCATGCCGGCGCGCGCCGTCTGGGAGGCCGCCGGCACCCTGGCCGACATGCTCAAGTCCCTCGGCGGCTACATGGCCGAGCGCACCCGGGACGTCGCCGACGTGCGCGACCGCATCATCGCCGTCCTGACCGACTCCCCCATGCCCGGCATCCCGCGTCTGCCCGAGCCCTTCGTCTTGGTGGCCAAGGACCTCGCCCCGGCGGACACCGCCCTGCTCAACCCGGAGAAGGTCGTCGCCTTCATCACCTCCGAGGGCGGCCCGACCTCCCACACCGCCATCCTCGCCCGCGCCCTGGGCATGCCCGCCATCGTGGGCACCGGCGAGCAGGTCACCGACCAGCTGTCCGACGGCGACATCGTCCTGGTCGACGGCACCAAGGGCAGCATCACCCTCAACCCCAGCGAGGAGGCGCTGCGCCGCGCCCGCGAGCTGGCCAGCCGCGTGCGCGTGTTCAAGGGCGACGGCGCCACCAAGGACGGCCACGAGGTCCAGCTGCTGGCCAATGTCGGCGACGCCGCCGGCGCCCGCAGCGCCGCCGAGGCCGGCGCCATGGGCGTGGGCCTGTTCCGCACCGAGTTCTGCTTCCTTGACCAGCCCGAGGAGCCCACCATCGAGGCGCAGGTGGAGGCCTACCGCGGCGTGCTGGAGGCCTTCCCCGGCAAGAAGGTCGTGGTGCGCACCCTCGACGCCGGCGCGGACAAGCCCCTGCCCTTCCTCACCGACGCCACCGAGGCCAACCCCGCGCTGGGAGTGCGCGCCTACCGCACCGCCCGCCGCGACCCGGAGGTCCTGGAGCACCAGCTCCAGGCCCTGGCCAAGGCCGAGGCCGCCACCAACGCCAAGGTGTGGGTCATGGCCCCCATGATCTCCACCGCCGACGAGGCCAAGGCCTTCACCGACCAGGCCCGCGCCCACGGCCTGAAGATCGCCGGCATGATGATCGAGGTCCCCTCCGCCGCCCTCATGGCGGACAAGATGTTCGAGCACGCCGACTTCGCCTCCATCGGCACCAACGACCTCACCCAGTACGTCATGGCCGCCGACCGCCTCCTGTCCTCCCTGGCCTACCTGTCCACCGGCTGGCAGCCCGCCGTCCTGCGCCTGATCAAGGCCGCCTGCGACGGCGCCGCGCCGCACGGGCGCCCCGTGGGCGTGTGCGGCGAGGCGGCCGCGGACCCGGCCCTGGCCGTCGTCCTCGTGGGCCTGGGCGTGGCCAGCCTGTCCATGACCGCCCGGGCCCTGCCCGACGTCGACGCCGTGCTCAAGTCCGTCGACCTGGCCGACTGCAAGCGCCTGGCGCAGATCGCCATCGACTCGCGCACCGCCGAGGACGCGCGCGCGGCGGTGCGCGCCGAGCTGCCGGTGCTGGAGGAGCTCGGTCTGTGA
- a CDS encoding glucose PTS transporter subunit EIIB: protein MSTASDIVKGLGGRDNITDLEPCITRLRVEVVDQEKVDEEALRATGAFGVVRSGRVVQVVVGPTADTLASEIAELD, encoded by the coding sequence ATGAGCACCGCATCAGACATTGTCAAGGGCCTGGGGGGCCGCGACAACATCACGGACCTCGAGCCCTGCATCACGCGCCTGCGCGTGGAGGTGGTCGATCAGGAGAAGGTCGACGAGGAGGCCCTGCGCGCCACCGGCGCCTTCGGGGTCGTGCGCTCCGGCCGGGTCGTCCAGGTCGTCGTCGGGCCGACGGCGGACACCCTCGCCTCCGAGATCGCCGAGCTGGACTGA